In the Paroedura picta isolate Pp20150507F chromosome 15, Ppicta_v3.0, whole genome shotgun sequence genome, one interval contains:
- the MASP2 gene encoding mannan-binding lectin serine protease 2 isoform X2, protein MIRICFFLVAFCHVVVSDVVPLQRMYGRIASPDFPNIYPNSKERTWNITVPLGYTIRIYFTHFNLELSYQCDYDYVKMQSGGKVLATLCGQESTDTEEAPGDKTFHSVDNNLAVTFRSDYSNEKGFTGFEAFYAAEDIDECQQLINSEPLCDHYCHNYLGGFYCSCHIGYVLHKNKRTCTADCQKKVLTARSGEISSPNYPNPYPKLSLCSYNIQVEEGFMVILEFVENFDIETHPEVPCPYDILKFKTPTEEYGPFCGDTLPPKIETRSHIVDIQFTTDLSGSHAGWKIKYTTTEAGVKQAELLGPVGSYMHRL, encoded by the exons ATGATAAG GATTTGTTTCTTCTTGGTTGCCTTTTGCCACGTGGTGGTCAGTGATGTTGTCCCACTACAGAGAATGTACGGGAGGATTGCATCTCCTGACTTTCCAAACATATATCCTAACAGCAAGGAGAGGACGTGGAACATCACCGTGCCCCTGGGCTACACCATCCGCATCTACTTCACCCACTTCAACCTCGAGCTGTCTTACCAGTGTGACTATGACTATGTGAAG ATGCAGTCAGGAGGGAAGGTCTTGGCTACTCTCTGTGGGCAGGAGAGCACCGACACGGAGGAAGCCCCTGGGGACAAGACTTTCCACTCAGTGGACAACAACCTCGCAGTGACCTTCCGATCGGACTACTCCAATGAGAAGGGCTTCACGGGCTTTGAGGCCTTCTACGCTGCTGAAG ATATTGACGAGTGTCAACAACTGATCAACAGTGAGCCCCTTTGTGACCATTATTGCCACAATTACCTGGGCGGTTTTTATTGCAGTTGTCACATCGGCTACGTGCTGCACAAAAACAAGAGGACCTGCACAG CTGACTGTCAAAAAAAGGTACTGACCGCAAGATCCGGAGAAATCTCCAGCCCAAATTACCCCAACCCATATCCCAAACTCTCCCTCTGCAGTTATAATATTCAAGTGGAAGAGGGCTTCATGGTCATTCTGGAATTTGTGGAAAACTTTGACATTGAAACCCACCCGGAAGTGCCCTGCCCCTATGACATCCTCAAG ttcAAAACACCAACAGAAGAATACGGTCCATTCTGTGGGGAtactctccctcccaaaatcgAAACCCGCAGCCATATTGTGGATATCCAGTTCACCACTGACTTGTCTGGATCTCATGCTGGATGGAAAATCAAATACACAACTACAG AAGCTGGtgtgaaacaggctgagctcctgggtcctgttgggagttacATGCATAGATTGTGA
- the MASP2 gene encoding mannan-binding lectin serine protease 2 isoform X1, producing the protein MIRICFFLVAFCHVVVSDVVPLQRMYGRIASPDFPNIYPNSKERTWNITVPLGYTIRIYFTHFNLELSYQCDYDYVKMQSGGKVLATLCGQESTDTEEAPGDKTFHSVDNNLAVTFRSDYSNEKGFTGFEAFYAAEDIDECQQLINSEPLCDHYCHNYLGGFYCSCHIGYVLHKNKRTCTADCQKKVLTARSGEISSPNYPNPYPKLSLCSYNIQVEEGFMVILEFVENFDIETHPEVPCPYDILKFKTPTEEYGPFCGDTLPPKIETRSHIVDIQFTTDLSGSHAGWKIKYTTTALPCPVPQAPPHGQIHPVQAKYIMKDSFSLSCNIGYALLENERIVESFTATCQKDGSWNKPMAQCTIVDCGPPEDAANGTVVYVTRVNENFYQAKIEYRCEGSFYALRKGNAGHYRCAHDGYWRDSNGEQAPPVCEPVCGIQHMKPLRRIYGGKRARHGQFPWQVLITDTQGITGGGALLYDNWILTAAHVITDPADASSLSLKMGLVNKRATNHQPAQAESVFVHEGYKNDGFNFNHDIALIKLKYKVPINANVTPICLPGKESRFNLNMSDTGLVAGWGKTEKERPSLFLLYTELDVVDPEKCRAAYANLSMAGKPLVLTGNMFCAGYDQGGRDSCSGDSGGALAFFDFQTGRWFVGGIVSWGLQCGEAHLYGVYTKVANYISWIENIIVHNS; encoded by the exons ATGATAAG GATTTGTTTCTTCTTGGTTGCCTTTTGCCACGTGGTGGTCAGTGATGTTGTCCCACTACAGAGAATGTACGGGAGGATTGCATCTCCTGACTTTCCAAACATATATCCTAACAGCAAGGAGAGGACGTGGAACATCACCGTGCCCCTGGGCTACACCATCCGCATCTACTTCACCCACTTCAACCTCGAGCTGTCTTACCAGTGTGACTATGACTATGTGAAG ATGCAGTCAGGAGGGAAGGTCTTGGCTACTCTCTGTGGGCAGGAGAGCACCGACACGGAGGAAGCCCCTGGGGACAAGACTTTCCACTCAGTGGACAACAACCTCGCAGTGACCTTCCGATCGGACTACTCCAATGAGAAGGGCTTCACGGGCTTTGAGGCCTTCTACGCTGCTGAAG ATATTGACGAGTGTCAACAACTGATCAACAGTGAGCCCCTTTGTGACCATTATTGCCACAATTACCTGGGCGGTTTTTATTGCAGTTGTCACATCGGCTACGTGCTGCACAAAAACAAGAGGACCTGCACAG CTGACTGTCAAAAAAAGGTACTGACCGCAAGATCCGGAGAAATCTCCAGCCCAAATTACCCCAACCCATATCCCAAACTCTCCCTCTGCAGTTATAATATTCAAGTGGAAGAGGGCTTCATGGTCATTCTGGAATTTGTGGAAAACTTTGACATTGAAACCCACCCGGAAGTGCCCTGCCCCTATGACATCCTCAAG ttcAAAACACCAACAGAAGAATACGGTCCATTCTGTGGGGAtactctccctcccaaaatcgAAACCCGCAGCCATATTGTGGATATCCAGTTCACCACTGACTTGTCTGGATCTCATGCTGGATGGAAAATCAAATACACAACTACAG CTTTGCCGTGCCCCGTCCCTCAAGCGCCTCCCCATGGACAGATCCATCCAGTGCAAGCAAAATATATCATGAAAGATTCCTTCAGCCTCTCCTGCAACATTGGCTATGCACTCTTGGAA AATGAACGGATTGTTGAATCCTTCACAGCAACATGCCAGAAGGACGGATCCTGGAACAAGCCAATGGCTCAGTGTACCA TTGTTGACTGTGGGCCACCAGAAGATGCAGCCAATGGTACAGTTGTATATGTCACACGAGTCAATGAGAACTTCTACCAAGCCAAGATTGAATATAGATGTGAGGGTTCCTTCTATGCTCTAAGAAAAGGAAATGCTG GTCACTACAGGTGTGCCCATGATGGCTACTGGAGAGATTCCAATGGAGAGCAAGCACCACCTGTTTGTGAACCAG TCTGTGGCATCCAACACATGAAGCCTCTGAGACGCATATATGGCGGAAAGAGGGCAAGACATGGACAGTTCCCTTGGCAAGTCCTGATAACTGACACACAAGGAATAACAGGGGGCGGTGCCCTTTTGTACGACAACTGGATTTTAACAGCAGCACATGTCATCACTGATCCAGCAGATGCATCCTCCTTGAGCCTGAAAATGGGCCTGGTGAACAAACGGGCCACGAATCACCAGCCAGCTCAGGCAGAATCTGTTTTTGTTCACGAAGGGTACAAGAATGACGGTTTCAACTTCAACCACGATATTGCTTTGATTAAACTGAAGTACAAAGTTCCCATTAATGCAAATGTCACTCCCATTTGCTTGCCAGGAAAAGAAAGCAGATTCAACCTGAACATGAGTGATACTGGGTTAGTAGCTGGCTGGGGAAAAACAGAGAAGGAGaggccttcccttttcctgctgtaCACAGAACTAGATGTTGTGGACCCAGAGAAGTGCAGAGCAGCGTATGCAAACCTGAGTATGGCAGGAAAGCCACTTGTACTGACAGGAAACATGTTTTGTGCTGGCTACGACCAAGGGGGAAGAGATTCTTGTAGTGGAGATAGTGGCGGGGCATTAGCTTTTTTTGATTTTCAAACTGGGAGGTGGTTTGTAGGTGGCATCGTTTCCTGGGGCCTCCAGTGTGGTGAGGCACACCTGTATGGAGTGTACACTAAAGTGGCCAACTACATCTCATGGATTGAAAATATAATTGTACATAATTCTTGA
- the MASP2 gene encoding mannan-binding lectin serine protease 2 isoform X3: MIRICFFLVAFCHVVVSDVVPLQRMYGRIASPDFPNIYPNSKERTWNITVPLGYTIRIYFTHFNLELSYQCDYDYVKMQSGGKVLATLCGQESTDTEEAPGDKTFHSVDNNLAVTFRSDYSNEKGFTGFEAFYAAEDIDECQQLINSEPLCDHYCHNYLGGFYCSCHIGYVLHKNKRTCTA, from the exons ATGATAAG GATTTGTTTCTTCTTGGTTGCCTTTTGCCACGTGGTGGTCAGTGATGTTGTCCCACTACAGAGAATGTACGGGAGGATTGCATCTCCTGACTTTCCAAACATATATCCTAACAGCAAGGAGAGGACGTGGAACATCACCGTGCCCCTGGGCTACACCATCCGCATCTACTTCACCCACTTCAACCTCGAGCTGTCTTACCAGTGTGACTATGACTATGTGAAG ATGCAGTCAGGAGGGAAGGTCTTGGCTACTCTCTGTGGGCAGGAGAGCACCGACACGGAGGAAGCCCCTGGGGACAAGACTTTCCACTCAGTGGACAACAACCTCGCAGTGACCTTCCGATCGGACTACTCCAATGAGAAGGGCTTCACGGGCTTTGAGGCCTTCTACGCTGCTGAAG ATATTGACGAGTGTCAACAACTGATCAACAGTGAGCCCCTTTGTGACCATTATTGCCACAATTACCTGGGCGGTTTTTATTGCAGTTGTCACATCGGCTACGTGCTGCACAAAAACAAGAGGACCTGCACAG CGTGA